The following are from one region of the Paenibacillus sabinae T27 genome:
- the fliD gene encoding flagellar filament capping protein FliD, which translates to MATLRVSGLASGIDVDSIVKQMMTAKKVPLDKLTQQKQVMEWQRDNYREFNSKFVDFKTNKLTAYDKSSAMNTQTSVVTGDTGALKAEATADANGITMNIKVTQIAQAATAITSGATMAASGQARLTSNSTLADLQKLNTSASATGSVYKLTVNGKSIDLQENLSISEAVSKINQTDGANVTAKFDEVTGKLSISSKTFSTSGTVTLNSGDSFLKLFGTGTITQTGYLPATIEVNNGSDAIWTPLEFPSNSFKLNGVSFTLLDKTTTSAKVTTTTDPTKALDSIKSFVSDYNTLMSALNTKVNEDRYTDYTPLSDDQKKEMTDTQIEAWETKAKSGLLKNDDILKSTLTSMRSALTDKLGQLSAIGVTTGQYYENGKLYIDENKLKQALTDNPQQVTAIFQGPSGSSTTGLFDKLSTGLTNSIEKLSTKAGTSKYSSDITIAFKSDSVMGKELTDYTNRISKLQDQMNDYEDNLYKKFTAMETAISKYNSQSSSLTSYLK; encoded by the coding sequence ATGGCGACTCTTCGAGTCAGCGGTTTGGCTTCCGGTATAGATGTCGATAGTATTGTCAAGCAGATGATGACGGCCAAAAAAGTACCGCTGGATAAACTAACTCAGCAGAAGCAGGTTATGGAGTGGCAAAGAGACAACTACCGGGAGTTCAACAGCAAGTTTGTCGATTTTAAAACCAATAAACTCACTGCATACGATAAATCAAGTGCTATGAATACTCAAACCTCTGTTGTTACAGGGGATACAGGGGCGCTTAAAGCCGAAGCAACTGCGGATGCCAACGGCATAACCATGAATATCAAGGTGACTCAGATTGCCCAAGCAGCGACAGCTATAACTTCTGGCGCAACGATGGCAGCGAGCGGCCAGGCGAGACTAACCAGCAATTCTACGCTGGCTGACCTTCAGAAGCTTAACACTTCGGCTTCAGCCACAGGCAGTGTATATAAATTAACCGTGAATGGAAAATCAATTGATTTGCAGGAAAATTTGTCCATATCCGAGGCGGTTTCCAAGATAAATCAGACGGATGGTGCCAACGTCACAGCTAAGTTTGATGAAGTTACCGGAAAGCTTTCAATTTCATCCAAAACCTTTTCGACAAGCGGGACAGTGACTCTTAACTCCGGGGATTCCTTTCTAAAATTATTCGGTACAGGTACGATTACACAAACGGGATACCTACCTGCAACAATAGAAGTGAATAATGGATCGGATGCAATTTGGACCCCGCTTGAATTCCCCAGCAACAGCTTTAAACTTAACGGCGTGTCCTTTACATTACTGGATAAAACAACAACATCCGCCAAAGTAACCACCACTACCGATCCGACAAAGGCACTGGATAGTATTAAAAGCTTTGTGTCCGACTATAATACCTTGATGAGCGCATTAAATACGAAGGTTAACGAAGATCGATACACCGACTATACGCCTCTATCCGATGACCAGAAGAAAGAGATGACAGACACCCAGATTGAGGCTTGGGAGACCAAAGCCAAAAGCGGGCTGTTAAAAAACGATGACATTCTGAAGTCGACCCTTACTTCTATGCGGTCCGCTTTGACTGACAAGCTGGGGCAGCTAAGCGCGATAGGGGTTACGACAGGACAATACTATGAGAATGGTAAACTGTATATTGATGAAAACAAGTTGAAACAAGCTCTCACGGATAATCCGCAGCAGGTAACCGCGATTTTTCAAGGACCTTCAGGGAGCTCGACTACCGGGTTGTTCGACAAACTTTCTACCGGACTGACTAATTCGATTGAGAAATTATCGACAAAAGCCGGAACTTCCAAATATTCATCCGACATTACGATTGCCTTCAAATCCGATAGCGTAATGGGGAAAGAACTTACCGACTATACTAACCGTATTTCAAAACTTCAAGATCAAATGAATGATTACGAGGACAATCTTTACAAAAAGTTTACAGCCATGGAAACCGCGATCAGCAAGTATAACAGTCAATCCTCTAGCCTAACAAGCTATTTAAAATAA
- a CDS encoding cold shock domain-containing protein, whose product MEGKVKWFNAEKGYGFIETAEGGDVFVHFSAIQTEGFKTLEEGQSVEFDIVEGARGPQAANVIKL is encoded by the coding sequence ATGGAAGGTAAAGTTAAATGGTTTAACGCAGAAAAAGGTTACGGTTTCATCGAGACTGCAGAAGGCGGCGACGTATTCGTTCACTTCTCCGCGATCCAAACCGAAGGTTTCAAAACTCTGGAAGAAGGACAGTCGGTTGAGTTTGATATCGTGGAAGGCGCACGCGGACCACAAGCAGCTAACGTAATCAAATTATAA
- the fliW gene encoding flagellar assembly protein FliW, which yields MIIETAALGSLDIQEEKIYCFPKGIPGFEQETEFAIIDLQEGPFSYLQSLKTANLSFLLTDPFAFYPQYEFELPDTEAEELEITDMVDVRAIVTIRDTVEESTLNLLAPVVLNPEKRLGKQVVLHRSPYLTKQLLWTEGQFKEGETSC from the coding sequence ATGATTATCGAAACCGCCGCTTTAGGTTCATTGGATATTCAAGAGGAGAAAATTTACTGTTTCCCGAAAGGCATCCCCGGCTTTGAACAGGAGACGGAATTTGCGATTATTGATTTGCAGGAAGGACCGTTTTCGTACCTGCAGTCGCTAAAGACGGCAAACCTTTCATTTCTGCTGACGGACCCCTTTGCTTTTTACCCTCAATATGAGTTTGAACTACCTGACACGGAAGCGGAGGAATTGGAAATAACGGATATGGTTGACGTACGCGCCATTGTTACGATCAGAGACACCGTGGAAGAATCCACGCTGAATCTGCTCGCTCCCGTTGTGCTTAATCCGGAGAAGCGGCTCGGCAAGCAGGTTGTGCTTCACCGCTCTCCCTATTTGACCAAGCAGCTTTTATGGACGGAAGGCCAATTCAAGGAGGGCGAGACATCATGCTAG
- a CDS encoding flagellin has protein sequence MIINHNIASLNTQRQLNTNTVNQSKNIEKLSSGLRINRAGDDAAGLAISEKMRGQIRGLDQASRNSQDAISLVQTAEGALNESHSILQRMRELAVQSASDTNTTDDRKKVQQEVDQLAKEITRISNTTEFNTQNLLAGGLNNTYQIGANAGQSIGLSINSMDAFSLGVASSQNAVGAFAAGATTLAAGSIGTEDLGRGLSAQTYNLVVTHSAAATAETADSVTGGTAISGTYTGDRNETAMFRVTAATAGEVTGVDLSLDGGTTWSSQTVTNGAGSSTVAYKGTTVTFTDGGGNAVGQSATYTLTAQKDTIQLQDASATNIGSAVTVYQDMTSVTVGDAATSRSMTIHSTSLGGLTSGTATQTVSQQSSSNATFNADGSLLTSATTVAGVDVSTQASANTAITTINNAIEKVSAERSKLGAYQNRLEHTINNLNTSSENLTASESRIRDVDMAKEMSEQTKNSILAQAAQAMLAQANQQPQGVLQLLR, from the coding sequence ATGATTATCAACCACAATATTGCGTCGCTGAACACGCAGCGTCAGCTGAACACCAACACTGTCAACCAAAGCAAGAACATTGAGAAGCTGTCTTCCGGTCTTCGCATCAACCGTGCCGGCGACGACGCAGCAGGCCTTGCAATCTCCGAGAAAATGCGCGGACAAATTCGTGGCTTGGACCAAGCTAGTCGTAACTCTCAGGATGCAATTTCTTTGGTGCAAACCGCAGAAGGTGCTTTGAATGAGTCCCATAGCATTCTGCAGCGTATGCGTGAATTGGCAGTTCAATCTGCTTCCGACACTAACACTACTGATGATCGGAAGAAAGTTCAACAAGAAGTTGACCAATTAGCAAAAGAGATTACTCGTATTTCAAATACAACTGAGTTTAACACACAGAACTTACTTGCCGGTGGATTAAATAATACTTACCAAATTGGTGCTAATGCAGGACAGAGCATTGGTCTTTCGATTAATTCAATGGATGCTTTTTCGTTGGGAGTAGCATCAAGCCAAAACGCTGTGGGAGCATTTGCTGCTGGAGCCACAACTTTGGCTGCAGGATCTATTGGCACTGAGGATCTTGGCCGTGGTTTATCTGCACAAACATATAATCTAGTTGTTACCCATAGTGCGGCTGCAACAGCCGAAACTGCAGATTCGGTAACTGGTGGTACTGCTATATCTGGTACTTACACGGGTGATCGTAATGAAACTGCGATGTTTAGAGTTACTGCTGCAACAGCAGGCGAAGTTACTGGTGTTGATCTGTCATTAGATGGTGGAACGACTTGGTCGTCCCAAACCGTTACAAACGGGGCTGGTTCTAGTACTGTTGCTTACAAAGGTACTACAGTTACCTTTACAGACGGTGGGGGTAATGCTGTTGGTCAATCAGCAACATATACACTTACTGCGCAAAAAGATACTATCCAACTTCAAGATGCGAGTGCAACTAACATTGGCAGCGCTGTGACAGTTTATCAAGACATGACTAGTGTTACGGTTGGGGATGCCGCTACAAGCCGTTCGATGACAATTCACAGCACTTCCTTAGGTGGTTTGACATCTGGTACAGCAACCCAGACTGTTTCTCAACAATCCTCCTCCAATGCAACATTTAATGCAGATGGTTCACTTTTGACTTCTGCAACAACAGTTGCTGGTGTTGATGTAAGTACACAAGCTTCTGCAAATACCGCAATTACTACTATTAACAATGCAATTGAGAAGGTATCAGCTGAGCGTTCCAAGCTCGGTGCATACCAGAATCGTCTTGAACACACAATCAATAACTTGAACACTTCCTCCGAGAACCTGACTGCATCCGAATCCCGTATTCGTGACGTAGACATGGCGAAGGAAATGAGTGAGCAAACCAAGAACTCCATCTTGGCACAAGCCGCTCAAGCGATGCTGGCTCAAGCAAACCAACAACCTCAAGGCGTTTTGCAGTTGCTCCGCTAA
- the flgL gene encoding flagellar hook-associated protein FlgL, whose protein sequence is MLRVTSNMMNAQLLLNLNRNARNMNDTQLQLATGRKLNKPSDDPVGITYSLRYRSELSANSQYQENVDDAISWLEFNDTVLMQTGDVIQRLRELSVQGANGTNSQEALNSINAEVKQLKEQLIDIANSQFKGKYIFNGQQYDVQPYQFPTGPDGTLDTSTASSIVTDDGLLNYAVGDSVQLPINITGNEVFGGQDGDNIFAVIDNISTALVSGDTSEVSSQLGNIDTRYNKLLAVQAEVGAKSNRIELMKNRLSDLEVNLTDLQAKTEDGDYAELLTQSKIQENIYNASLSVGAKIIQNSLVDFIR, encoded by the coding sequence ATGCTTAGAGTAACTTCCAATATGATGAACGCACAGCTGCTGCTCAATCTTAACCGCAATGCGCGTAACATGAATGATACCCAGCTTCAGCTGGCTACCGGTCGAAAGCTCAATAAGCCATCCGACGATCCCGTCGGGATCACTTACTCCCTTCGTTACCGTTCGGAGCTGTCAGCGAACTCGCAGTATCAGGAGAACGTGGACGATGCGATCTCATGGCTGGAGTTTAATGATACAGTTCTTATGCAGACCGGAGACGTTATTCAGCGGCTGCGGGAACTGTCGGTTCAGGGAGCGAACGGAACAAACTCTCAAGAGGCGCTTAATAGTATCAACGCCGAAGTGAAGCAATTGAAGGAGCAACTGATTGATATCGCAAACAGCCAATTTAAGGGCAAATACATTTTTAACGGCCAGCAGTATGATGTGCAGCCTTATCAATTCCCAACAGGACCCGATGGAACACTGGACACGTCTACCGCTTCCTCGATTGTAACGGATGACGGTTTGTTAAATTATGCGGTAGGAGACAGTGTGCAGCTGCCAATTAACATTACCGGAAATGAAGTGTTCGGCGGACAGGACGGCGATAATATTTTTGCGGTAATCGATAATATTTCGACTGCGCTGGTGTCCGGAGATACCTCGGAAGTATCCAGTCAGCTTGGAAATATCGACACTCGGTATAATAAACTTCTTGCTGTGCAGGCAGAGGTTGGCGCCAAATCAAACCGGATTGAGTTGATGAAGAACCGGCTCAGCGATTTGGAGGTCAATTTGACGGATCTTCAAGCCAAAACCGAGGACGGAGACTATGCTGAGCTGCTGACGCAATCCAAGATTCAGGAAAACATCTATAATGCCTCCCTGTCGGTCGGGGCCAAGATTATTCAAAATTCTCTGGTGGATTTCATTAGATAA
- a CDS encoding DUF6470 family protein, with protein MKVMVQISQTPALIGMETTLGNLTISQPPADLQITTTPGEWNIHQPAPEVTIDQSRARAAYTGGTYREMSQRIYSGVEQLWLQGIAKRMEQGERMANFHKPGNSIGEVYGEDWHPVSYPEVRGPASYDNVDIDIKASPVQIEYRRAEVHIQVEQHKPQFQYTPSSVDIYLRQKPSLTFTPQVLDEQV; from the coding sequence ATGAAGGTGATGGTGCAAATCTCTCAGACACCGGCGCTGATCGGGATGGAGACAACACTGGGAAATCTGACCATCAGCCAGCCTCCCGCAGATTTGCAGATTACGACAACCCCGGGAGAATGGAATATCCACCAGCCGGCACCCGAGGTGACGATTGACCAATCCCGGGCTCGCGCGGCATACACTGGCGGAACTTATCGCGAGATGAGCCAGCGTATTTATTCCGGGGTGGAGCAGCTTTGGCTGCAGGGTATCGCCAAGAGAATGGAGCAGGGTGAACGGATGGCTAATTTCCATAAGCCCGGCAACTCGATCGGCGAAGTTTATGGAGAGGACTGGCATCCGGTATCTTATCCGGAAGTACGGGGCCCTGCCTCTTATGATAATGTAGATATTGATATCAAGGCGTCACCGGTACAGATCGAGTATCGTCGAGCCGAGGTTCACATCCAGGTGGAACAGCATAAACCGCAATTTCAATACACGCCGTCCAGTGTTGACATATACTTGCGGCAGAAGCCATCGTTGACCTTCACGCCGCAGGTGCTTGACGAGCAGGTTTAG
- the csrA gene encoding carbon storage regulator CsrA translates to MLVLARKKGESIVIQDNIEITILSVEGDTVKIGITAPKHVDIFRQEVYLSIKESNKESAAPAPSSLNALIDRLKSK, encoded by the coding sequence ATGCTAGTTCTTGCGCGCAAAAAAGGAGAATCGATCGTTATTCAGGACAATATCGAGATTACAATTCTCAGTGTGGAGGGAGACACCGTTAAAATCGGCATCACCGCTCCAAAGCATGTCGATATTTTTCGGCAGGAAGTCTATTTGTCAATCAAAGAGAGCAACAAGGAGTCCGCAGCTCCGGCGCCAAGCAGCCTGAATGCCCTCATTGACCGCCTCAAGTCAAAATAA
- the hpf gene encoding ribosome hibernation-promoting factor, HPF/YfiA family: MQFSIRGQQIEVTDALREYVDKKLSRLEKYFDAPPTQEGFVTLSVIRGLHTVEVTIPLAGVTLRAEVRSDDMYASIDGVVDKLERQIRKHKTKLNRKFRQEGSLKTLFVEGGSSGSVAVEEQDEELEVVRNKRFTLKPMDVEEAILQMNMVGHNFFVFSNIDTSEVSVVYKRNDGKYGLIEQG, from the coding sequence ATGCAATTCAGCATTCGAGGTCAACAAATTGAAGTGACCGACGCTTTGAGAGAGTATGTTGATAAGAAGCTCAGCAGACTTGAGAAGTATTTCGATGCGCCCCCTACCCAGGAAGGCTTTGTAACGCTCAGTGTTATACGTGGTCTTCATACGGTGGAAGTAACGATCCCGCTGGCCGGCGTCACGCTTCGCGCGGAAGTTCGCAGCGATGATATGTATGCTTCGATCGATGGGGTAGTGGACAAGCTTGAGCGCCAAATCCGCAAGCACAAAACCAAACTCAACCGGAAATTCCGTCAGGAAGGAAGCTTGAAGACGCTATTTGTAGAAGGCGGATCTAGCGGTTCCGTCGCCGTGGAAGAACAGGATGAAGAATTGGAGGTTGTGCGCAACAAACGCTTCACATTAAAGCCGATGGACGTGGAGGAAGCGATCCTGCAAATGAATATGGTGGGACATAATTTCTTTGTATTTTCCAACATTGACACTTCCGAAGTAAGCGTTGTGTATAAACGAAATGACGGCAAATACGGATTGATTGAACAGGGTTGA
- the fliS gene encoding flagellar export chaperone FliS yields MITSPYDKYRQSAVQTSNPSQLLLMLFDGAIRFGKSAMEGMDAADYEKVNTNLGKTQAIVSELMATLDQSYEVSNGLFALYEYTNHLLVQANIKKVKEPVEEALGYLLELRQAFAQAAKMTVGQEIQHG; encoded by the coding sequence ATGATCACATCTCCTTACGATAAATACCGGCAGTCGGCCGTTCAGACCTCGAACCCGTCCCAGCTGCTGCTTATGTTGTTTGACGGAGCGATCCGGTTCGGTAAGAGTGCGATGGAGGGCATGGACGCCGCCGATTATGAGAAAGTCAATACCAACCTGGGAAAAACTCAAGCCATTGTCTCTGAACTCATGGCGACTCTGGATCAGTCCTATGAGGTATCCAATGGACTGTTTGCATTATATGAATATACCAATCATCTATTGGTTCAGGCCAATATCAAGAAGGTGAAGGAGCCGGTAGAAGAGGCTCTCGGCTACCTCCTCGAACTTCGCCAGGCCTTTGCCCAAGCAGCCAAGATGACGGTGGGCCAGGAAATTCAGCATGGATAG
- the secA gene encoding preprotein translocase subunit SecA codes for MLGLVKKIFGDTNERDVKRLLKTVEVINGLEPEFEALSDEALRAKTEEFRARIEKGETADELLPEAFATVREASKRTLGMRHFDVQLIGGMALHEGRIAEMKTGEGKTLVGTLPVYLNALLGKGVHVVTVNDYLAQRDSAQMGQIYNFLGMTVGVNLNGMDHADKQNAYACDITYGTNNEFGFDYLRDNMVLYKEQMVQRPLFFCIIDEVDSILIDEARTPLIISGQAEKSTELYYAADRFVKRLQPEEHYTVDIKVKSVALTEKGVAIAEKAFGIENLYDHSHVTLNHHIVQALKANVIMRRDVDYVVTDDEVVIVDEFTGRLMAGRRYSDGLHQAIEAKEEIQVQNESMTLATITFQNYFRMYRKLAGMTGTAKTEEEEFKKIYGLEVLQVPTNKANQRADMPDVVYKSENGKFNAVVEEIVERHKKNQPVLVGTVSIENSELVSEMLKRKGVKHQVLNAKHHAAEAEIISHAGQPGTVTIATNMAGRGTDIILGEGVAELGGLHIIGTERHESRRIDNQLRGRAGRQGDPGSTQFYLSLGDELMKRFGADNVLNMMERLGFEEDQPIESRMITRAIESAQKRVEGNNFDIRKVVLQYDDVMNQQREIIYKQRREILESDNIKDIVVEMIRPVIERVVEAHCSDDIPENWELQEVADYVNSKLLDEGSLTRDDLWGKEADEIVEFIFEKVLEKYAAREERLGSELVREFEKVIVLRAVDSKWMDHIDAMDQLRQGIHLRAYGGTDPLREYQFEGFEMFNAMTATIQEEVATYIMKAHIETNQERQSVVEENKISTNGEPAEKRPVAVGATVGRNDPCPCGSGKKFKNCHGQNA; via the coding sequence ATGCTAGGACTTGTTAAAAAAATATTCGGCGACACGAATGAACGCGATGTCAAACGTCTGCTGAAGACGGTCGAAGTCATTAACGGGCTGGAGCCTGAATTCGAGGCGCTGTCCGATGAAGCATTGAGAGCCAAGACCGAGGAGTTCCGGGCCCGGATTGAAAAAGGCGAGACGGCGGATGAACTTCTGCCCGAAGCTTTCGCAACCGTGCGCGAGGCTTCGAAACGTACGCTGGGCATGCGGCATTTCGATGTGCAGCTCATCGGAGGGATGGCGCTGCATGAAGGCAGGATCGCCGAAATGAAGACAGGTGAAGGAAAGACGCTGGTCGGCACCCTGCCGGTATACTTGAACGCTCTCCTTGGAAAAGGCGTGCATGTCGTTACGGTCAATGATTACCTGGCCCAGCGCGACAGCGCCCAAATGGGACAAATATATAATTTCTTGGGCATGACGGTCGGGGTTAACCTGAACGGCATGGACCATGCCGATAAACAGAATGCTTATGCCTGCGATATTACGTATGGCACGAATAACGAATTTGGTTTTGACTATTTGCGCGATAATATGGTGCTCTACAAGGAGCAAATGGTGCAGCGCCCGCTCTTCTTTTGCATCATTGACGAAGTGGACTCCATCCTGATCGATGAAGCGCGGACGCCGCTCATTATTTCGGGACAAGCCGAGAAATCGACGGAGCTGTACTATGCCGCTGACCGTTTCGTGAAGAGATTGCAGCCGGAAGAGCACTACACGGTGGATATTAAGGTGAAATCCGTCGCTCTGACCGAAAAAGGTGTGGCGATTGCCGAGAAAGCTTTTGGCATAGAGAATCTGTACGACCACAGCCATGTTACGCTCAACCACCATATCGTCCAAGCCTTGAAGGCCAATGTCATTATGCGCCGGGATGTCGATTATGTGGTGACAGACGACGAAGTTGTCATCGTCGACGAATTTACGGGACGCCTGATGGCGGGACGCCGCTACAGCGACGGCCTGCACCAGGCGATCGAAGCGAAGGAAGAAATCCAGGTACAGAACGAGAGCATGACGCTCGCTACCATTACGTTCCAGAACTACTTCCGCATGTACCGCAAGCTGGCCGGCATGACCGGTACGGCCAAGACGGAAGAAGAGGAATTCAAGAAAATTTACGGACTGGAAGTTCTCCAGGTGCCAACGAACAAGGCGAACCAGCGCGCGGATATGCCGGATGTGGTCTACAAGAGCGAGAACGGCAAGTTTAACGCTGTTGTCGAGGAGATTGTGGAACGCCATAAGAAGAACCAGCCGGTGCTGGTTGGTACGGTATCGATCGAGAACTCCGAGCTCGTCTCGGAAATGCTGAAGCGTAAAGGTGTCAAGCATCAGGTGCTTAACGCCAAGCATCATGCGGCGGAAGCGGAAATCATCTCGCATGCGGGACAACCCGGCACCGTGACGATCGCAACGAATATGGCGGGCCGCGGCACCGACATTATTCTGGGCGAAGGCGTGGCGGAGCTCGGCGGACTGCATATCATAGGTACCGAGCGCCATGAATCCCGGCGGATCGACAACCAGCTCCGCGGCCGGGCGGGCCGTCAGGGCGACCCGGGCTCGACGCAGTTCTACCTTTCGCTGGGCGACGAACTGATGAAACGCTTCGGCGCAGACAATGTGCTGAATATGATGGAGCGCCTCGGGTTTGAAGAGGACCAGCCGATCGAGAGCCGGATGATTACTCGTGCGATTGAATCGGCCCAGAAACGCGTCGAAGGCAATAACTTCGACATCCGTAAAGTGGTTCTCCAATATGACGATGTCATGAACCAGCAGCGCGAAATTATTTATAAGCAGCGCCGTGAAATTCTGGAGTCGGATAATATTAAGGACATCGTCGTGGAAATGATCCGTCCGGTTATCGAACGGGTTGTGGAAGCGCACTGCAGCGACGACATCCCCGAGAACTGGGAGCTGCAGGAAGTCGCTGATTATGTGAACAGCAAGCTCCTTGACGAAGGCTCCCTCACCCGCGATGATCTGTGGGGCAAGGAAGCCGACGAGATTGTCGAGTTTATTTTCGAGAAGGTGCTGGAAAAATACGCGGCCCGCGAAGAACGTCTCGGCTCCGAGCTCGTACGCGAATTCGAGAAGGTTATCGTGCTGCGCGCCGTCGACAGCAAATGGATGGACCATATCGACGCGATGGACCAGCTTCGCCAAGGTATTCATCTTCGCGCCTACGGCGGTACCGATCCGCTGCGGGAGTATCAGTTTGAAGGCTTTGAGATGTTCAATGCAATGACCGCAACCATTCAGGAAGAAGTGGCCACCTACATCATGAAGGCTCACATCGAGACGAACCAGGAGCGGCAATCCGTGGTGGAAGAGAATAAAATCTCGACCAACGGCGAGCCTGCCGAGAAGCGTCCGGTTGCGGTTGGCGCGACGGTGGGACGCAATGATCCTTGTCCTTGCGGCAGCGGCAAGAAGTTCAAGAACTGCCACGGACAAAACGCTTAA
- a CDS encoding flagellar protein FlaG yields MDVRLSNTGGYKNSIPDHRIKPNSKSSGADSYTIESVNSTRELKKLENRGVTVSPGEEQTVKALEKVLKALEGPETTFEVSIHKETKAIMVKVLNKDTGELIREIPPEKTLDLVANMMEIAGIIVDEKV; encoded by the coding sequence ATGGATGTCCGCTTATCGAATACAGGAGGTTATAAAAATTCAATTCCGGATCATCGGATCAAGCCGAATTCCAAGTCATCGGGAGCGGACAGCTACACTATTGAGAGTGTTAATTCGACCAGAGAGTTGAAAAAACTAGAGAATCGAGGCGTCACCGTATCGCCAGGGGAAGAGCAGACCGTAAAGGCGCTTGAAAAAGTCTTAAAGGCTTTGGAAGGACCTGAGACAACATTTGAGGTCAGTATACACAAAGAAACTAAAGCTATCATGGTAAAAGTCCTCAATAAAGACACAGGCGAACTAATCAGAGAGATTCCTCCAGAGAAGACATTGGACCTCGTTGCCAATATGATGGAGATCGCGGGAATAATTGTAGACGAGAAAGTTTAG